The Metabacillus schmidteae genome has a segment encoding these proteins:
- a CDS encoding DUF58 domain-containing protein: MNKFLKNIKVGWKVVSLLFFTLAAFSYAMFQGGFVSWFLFYSFLPFAIYSFLLMIYPIRSFNVTRRINQDQFSVGQRLIGTITVKRSFPFPLFYLLVEDELSDKLLGVKRLEEPKKLFFPWFKKKVSFSYALLEMPRGEHYFRSVRLRTGDLFGLIEKEVSVEVENYFLVYPSTVDLVYRSNQKQYEQGAASTLTKYWQDSTMAVGVREYQPGDKFAWIDWKATARRDSIMTKEFEQMQSHDVVIFLDRTPSPLFETAVSYVASLIQAILKSGARVGFVSVGQQSQVFPMQLDEQHRRSMFYHLAKVDCDSQASFASIIEENRLNTELKLAASIVVTSNLTLDLTRKLEFLSGQQRLFILYLVKGKNEDLNKEENVLVERLAKRKIQLHVVKSQNYKEVRNS; encoded by the coding sequence ATGAATAAGTTCCTGAAGAATATAAAGGTTGGCTGGAAGGTTGTTTCCCTATTATTTTTTACTTTGGCTGCTTTTAGTTATGCAATGTTTCAAGGTGGATTTGTAAGCTGGTTCTTATTTTACAGCTTTCTTCCCTTTGCTATCTACTCCTTTTTATTAATGATTTATCCTATACGTTCTTTCAATGTTACGAGAAGAATTAATCAGGATCAATTTTCAGTCGGACAACGATTGATCGGTACAATTACAGTTAAGAGATCATTTCCATTTCCTCTATTTTACCTACTTGTTGAAGATGAATTATCTGATAAGCTACTGGGTGTGAAACGACTGGAAGAGCCTAAAAAACTATTTTTCCCTTGGTTTAAAAAAAAGGTCTCGTTTAGTTATGCACTCTTAGAAATGCCTCGTGGTGAGCACTATTTTAGATCGGTTCGACTAAGGACAGGAGATCTTTTTGGCTTGATTGAAAAAGAAGTTTCAGTAGAGGTGGAAAATTACTTTTTAGTGTATCCGTCAACAGTTGATCTTGTCTATCGCTCAAACCAAAAGCAGTATGAACAAGGGGCTGCCTCGACCTTAACAAAATATTGGCAGGATTCAACGATGGCAGTAGGGGTAAGGGAATATCAGCCTGGTGATAAGTTCGCGTGGATTGATTGGAAGGCAACGGCTAGAAGGGATTCTATCATGACAAAAGAGTTCGAACAAATGCAAAGTCATGATGTGGTTATTTTCTTAGATCGTACACCATCACCTTTGTTTGAAACGGCTGTTTCTTATGTTGCTTCATTGATCCAAGCTATTTTAAAAAGCGGAGCGAGAGTAGGGTTTGTTTCGGTTGGACAACAATCTCAAGTATTTCCAATGCAATTAGATGAACAGCATAGAAGGAGTATGTTCTATCATTTAGCAAAGGTTGATTGTGATAGTCAGGCTTCATTTGCTTCGATTATAGAGGAAAACAGATTAAATACAGAGCTTAAGCTAGCTGCGAGCATTGTTGTTACATCGAATCTTACCCTCGATTTGACCAGGAAATTGGAGTTTTTGTCAGGACAGCAACGGCTGTTTATTCTATACCTTGTGAAAGGTAAAAACGAAGATCTTAATAAAGAGGAAAACGTGTTAGTTGAAAGGTTAGCTAAACGAAAGATCCAACTTCATGTTGTTAAAAGTCAAAACTATAAAGAGGTGAGAAACTCATGA
- a CDS encoding transglutaminase TgpA family protein, which produces MNPSNSFEGKSVALLYYVFAFILLWEWLRPLGEFTDTANTFIFVFFIGVSFLMTFFHVKWYITFPVKLFIILFILHGLYFEGVFFSFLWISDLMRDIGFNLSLIPSANWMGMTPNFRTILFFILLWLLVYLIHYWILYQKRILFFFVLTLVYITVLDTFTPYDATYAIVRVVLIGFFMLGLLYFDRLKKLENLKMKRIASLRWIMPLLAFIVFSMILAILAPKASPQWPDPVPYITAVGQEGEGGGDTKRIGYSPNDESLGGSFVSDDTEVFRHTSTERHYWRVETKDVYTGKGWEASDPEAVKEEISSIQGELSWFDERVETRSLESSVTINQDYRYLHVIYPLGLTSFQTEAELPLYLNRNSEMISPFQEDEGSREDFLSYVVTYELPLYPLNEMKKEQIHEDVPEGFIERYTQLPESLPERVRELAVSITKSADNQYDKAKAIENYLGSAEYTYDKEDIPIPNADQDYVDQFLFETFKGYCDNFSTSMIVLLRSLDIPARWVKGYTEGELESTAENNKREYVVTNNNAHSWVEIYFDGVGWVPFEPTKGFVNPYTLTNDYRDVAETEETEEPEEAVEEEPEQTPEKPEEEKVEETTSSTNHSNLNIGDFRLGSIGLYIILIALTLLIFIVYKTRMKWLPRFIIMKYKNRSDEDVFFQAYESLLKQYERRGIKRKEGQTLREYARYIDEYFQMVHMTALTKNYEKALYRQDNAKDEWRKSVELWENLIKRTSS; this is translated from the coding sequence ATGAATCCATCTAATAGTTTTGAGGGGAAATCAGTAGCTTTATTATATTATGTGTTTGCGTTCATTTTGTTATGGGAGTGGCTTAGGCCTCTTGGTGAATTCACAGATACAGCAAATACATTTATTTTTGTATTTTTTATTGGCGTTAGTTTTCTAATGACGTTTTTTCATGTGAAGTGGTATATTACATTTCCTGTGAAATTATTCATCATTTTATTTATACTGCATGGATTGTATTTTGAAGGGGTATTTTTCAGTTTTTTATGGATAAGTGACTTAATGAGGGATATTGGTTTTAATCTCTCACTTATTCCAAGTGCCAATTGGATGGGAATGACCCCTAATTTCCGGACAATACTATTCTTTATCTTACTCTGGCTCCTGGTATATTTAATTCATTACTGGATTTTATATCAGAAAAGAATTCTGTTTTTCTTTGTGTTGACTCTCGTTTATATTACAGTATTGGATACATTCACACCTTATGATGCTACCTATGCGATCGTAAGAGTCGTGTTGATTGGATTTTTTATGCTGGGCTTGCTCTATTTTGATCGATTAAAAAAGCTTGAGAATCTAAAAATGAAACGAATTGCTTCCTTACGATGGATTATGCCTCTACTAGCCTTTATTGTTTTTTCAATGATTCTCGCTATATTAGCGCCTAAAGCATCTCCACAATGGCCTGATCCTGTACCTTATATAACTGCTGTTGGTCAAGAAGGTGAAGGGGGAGGAGATACAAAAAGGATTGGATATAGTCCTAATGATGAATCATTAGGAGGATCGTTTGTTAGTGACGACACTGAGGTGTTTAGACATACATCAACAGAAAGGCATTACTGGAGGGTGGAAACAAAGGATGTATACACAGGGAAGGGGTGGGAAGCCTCTGATCCCGAAGCAGTAAAGGAAGAAATAAGTTCTATTCAAGGTGAGCTCAGTTGGTTTGATGAAAGAGTAGAAACAAGAAGTCTTGAATCCAGTGTTACGATTAATCAAGATTATCGTTATCTGCATGTGATTTATCCTTTGGGCTTAACCTCTTTTCAAACAGAAGCGGAGTTACCGTTATATCTTAATCGGAACTCGGAAATGATTTCTCCATTTCAGGAAGATGAAGGATCCAGGGAGGATTTTCTATCATATGTGGTGACGTATGAGCTCCCATTATATCCACTGAATGAGATGAAGAAAGAGCAAATTCATGAAGATGTACCAGAAGGTTTTATAGAAAGGTATACACAACTACCAGAATCATTACCAGAGCGTGTTCGAGAACTGGCAGTATCAATTACAAAGTCAGCGGATAATCAATATGATAAAGCGAAGGCGATTGAAAATTACTTAGGTAGTGCAGAATATACCTATGATAAAGAAGACATACCGATCCCTAATGCTGATCAAGATTATGTAGATCAATTTCTATTCGAGACATTTAAGGGCTATTGTGATAATTTCTCTACATCGATGATTGTGTTATTAAGATCTCTTGATATTCCTGCGAGGTGGGTTAAAGGGTATACAGAAGGTGAACTTGAAAGCACGGCCGAAAACAATAAAAGAGAATATGTGGTCACAAATAATAACGCTCATTCTTGGGTGGAAATATACTTTGATGGTGTTGGTTGGGTACCATTTGAACCAACAAAGGGTTTTGTTAATCCTTACACCTTAACAAACGACTATAGAGATGTAGCAGAAACTGAAGAGACAGAAGAACCGGAGGAAGCTGTTGAAGAAGAGCCTGAACAAACTCCGGAAAAACCGGAGGAAGAGAAAGTTGAAGAAACTACATCCTCTACGAATCATTCTAATTTGAATATAGGTGATTTTCGTTTAGGTAGTATCGGTTTGTATATAATATTAATTGCGCTCACCCTTTTGATTTTTATTGTATACAAAACCAGAATGAAGTGGTTGCCAAGATTTATTATCATGAAATACAAGAATAGATCAGATGAAGATGTGTTTTTCCAAGCGTATGAATCCCTGCTAAAACAGTATGAAAGACGTGGAATTAAACGAAAAGAAGGTCAAACTCTAAGAGAGTATGCCCGTTACATTGATGAATATTTTCAAATGGTTCATATGACAGCATTAACAAAAAACTATGAAAAAGCATTGTACAGACAGGATAATGCAAAAGATGAATGGCGTAAGTCGGTTGAATTGTGGGAAAATTTAATTAAAAGGACATCATCTTGA